The DNA sequence GACCCATTTAAAACTCGCTTAGAGATTGCAAAAAGCAAGATTTCCAAGAAAAATCTTTATAACAAGAAGGATAATCCCTCGCCTATTGGAACTGCATTCAAATTGAGCACAGAACTTGTTTCTGCAGTGGCCGTCGGGACAATTATTGGGTTTATTTTTGACAAGACCTTTGGTACTAAACCCTGGTTTATATTAATATTTTTTTTTGTTGGGGTGGTCGCTGGAATAACAAACGTGATTAGATCAGCAAAAAAGATGCAAAAATAAGTTAGTACTATGGCAGCAAACCCGATGTCCCAATTCGATGTTTATAGAATTGGACCTGAAATAAAAGTTGGAGCATTTGATATATCTTTTACAAACGCAAGTTTGTTTATGATTATAAGTACTGTTTCTATTTTATTAATTTTTAATTTAGGATCTAAGAAAAATTCAATCTTACCAAATAAAATTCAATTATTAGCGGAACTTAGCTACACCTTTGTTGCTAAAATGATTAGTGATACAGCTGGTTCTAAAGCAAAACCATATTTTGCATTTATTTTTTCATTGTTCATGTTTGTTTTATTTTGCAACATGTTTGGAATGATACCGTACACATTCACTGTAACTAGTCATATTATCGTTACATTTGTTCTTGCTGCATTTATCTTTATTGGCGTAACAGTAATTGGATTTATTAAACATGGTTTTGGATATTTAAAATTGTTTGTACCAAGTGGAGTACCAGCGGTGTTACTTCCTTTAATAGTAGTTATTGAAATTATTTCTTATTTAAGTAGACCAATAAGTCTATCAGTTAGATTATTTGCAAATATGATGGCTGGTCATACAATGATGAAAGTTTTCGGAGGCTTTGTAATTAGTCTTGGAATAGTTGGTGGATGGCTTCCACTAAGTTTTTCGGTTGCATTAACTGGTTTGGAGATATTAGTTGCTTTTCTTCAAGCATATGTTTTTGCAATTTTAACCTGCATCTATTTAAATGATGCATTAAATTTACACCATTAATAACAGAGGAGGATATAATGGAATTAGAAGCAGCAAAAATGATCGGAGCAGGTTTAGCAGCAATAGCTTTAGCTGGTGCCGGTGTTGGTATTGGAATAATTTTTGGAAATTATTTATCAGGTGCTATGAGAAACCCATCAGCAGCTCAGAAACAATTTCCTAACCTACTTTTAGGTTTTGCACTTGCTGAAGCAACAGGATTATTTGGATTAGTTGTTGCATTGATTATTTTATTTGCGTTTTAAGTTAATGGTCAAAAAAATATATCTTCATCTAATATTTTTAAGCTTCTTTTTTATTAAAGAAGCTTTTGCCGCTGAAAGTGGAGGTATGCCTCAATTAAATCCAGAGTTTTGGGTTTCTCAGATTTTCTGGTTGGTACTTACTTTTGGGATAATGTATTTGGTTTTATCTAAATTAATTCTTCCAAAAATTAGTAACAACTTAGAGTCTAGAAAATCTCAAATTCTAGAAAATATTGAGGCAGCTGAAAAACAAAGAGAAGATAGTGAGACCAAACTTAAAGAATATGATCAAATAATTTTAAAAAGCAAAACTGAAGCTAATGCTATGTTTAATCAAGCAAGAGAAAAGGCAGTTAAAGATATAAACGCTAAAAGAGACGTTCTTGATAAACAAATAGATGACGAAATAGCTAAAGCGGAAAAAGAAATCCAAGCTTTAAGAGATAATGCACCTGACAAAATAAATAAAATTGCTATAGAAACGTCATCTGAGTTACTTCAGAAACTGATTGGTGCTGAAGTAAATAATAGCAGTATATCAGCAATTGTTGACGATCTATCTAGAAGAAACGGAGATAAATACTATGGCAATTGATGCAACTTTCTGGGTAGCTATTTCATTTGTAATCTTCATCGGGGTTTTGGTTTACTTTAAAATTCCACAAAAAGTTTCTCAAATGCTTGATGGTATGATTTCTGATATCAAAAATGAGATAGATGAAAGTGAAAAATTGAGAACAGAAGCAAAAACTTTACTCGATAATGCTCAAAAAAAATTAGATACAGCTACTTCTGTAAGTAGTGAAATTTTGGAAAATGCAAAAAAAGAGTCAGATAAATTAATAATAGATTTAAATGATAAATTTCATAAATCATCAGAAATTAAAAAAAGTTTGGCTGAAAATAAAATTGGCCAAATGAAAGAGGCTGCATTGAAGGAAATAAAAGATGCTTCAATCAAAATTGCGGTGGACTCAGTAAAAAAAATCATAACTACATCAGTTGATAAATCTAAATTGGATGCTGTATTTCAAAAAAATTTAGATGAAACTAAAGAACAGCTAAAAAAAATAAACTCATAATACGGTTACAATTTCCTGAAAAAGCTATAAATTACAGCAATGAATTCTATAGTTATTGGATCTGGATTTGGTGGTATTGCTGCAGCAATAAGACTAAGAGCCAAAGGACACAAAGTAAAATTAATAGAAAAACATTCAGACCTAGGTGGAAGAGCTAGAGTTTTCAAAAAAGATGGTTTTACCTATGATGCTGGGCCAACAGTAATAACAGCTCCATATTTAATTAACGAACTATTCAGTTTGTTTAATAAAAATCCTGAGGACTACATAAAACTAACCCCACTTAAAATTTGGTATCAATTTGTTTTTGAGGACCAAACTAAATTTAATTACTCAGGTGATGAAATAGAAATGAAAAAACAAATTGAAAATTTAAATCAAGAAGATGTTAAGGGGTATGAAGATTTAGTAAATTTTACCAAAAAAATTTTTGAGAAGGGATTCTTAGAGCTTGCAGATGTTCCATTTGATAAACCTTTTTTTATGATGAAACAGCTGCCAGCATTATTAAAACTTAAGAGTTATAAATCAGTTTATTCATTAGTATCGTCTTATGTAAAAAATGAAAAATTAAGAAGGATGTTTAGCATGCATCCACTTTTGGTTGGTGGAAATCCGTTCACAACTACTTCTATTTATGGGCTAATTCTTTATTTAGAAAAAAAATGGGGCATTCATTATTCAATGGGTGGCACAGGAAATATAATTAAAGGATTTGAAAAGTTAATGGAGGAAATAGAAATCGAAATAATAAAAAATACTGAGGTAAAAGAAATTATTACTAAAAATAATAAAATTACTGGTGTTGTAGTTGACAATGAAGAGATTATCGAAACTGATAATGTTATTTGTAATGCAGACCCTCCTGCTTTTTATGAAAAGATGACTAGTAAAAACTTAAAAAATTCAATGCTGTTTGATTGGAAACAAAAGAGGATGGATTACTCAATGGGTTTATTTGTTTATTATTTTGGAACCAAAAAAGTCTATGAAAACGTTGAGCATCACACAATTAAATTTGGAAACAAATATAAAGAACATCTGGATGATATTTTTGATTATAAAAAATTAAATAACGATATTAGCTATTATCTACATAGACCTTCTGCAACAGATAAGAGCATGGCTCCTGAGGGTAGTGATTGTTTTTATGTATTGGTGCCAGTTCCAAATAATCAATCAAATATAGATTGGCAAATAGAAGGTGAAAAAATGAAAAATCTCGTGGTTGATAAAATGGAAAATGATTTAATGCCAAATCTTAGAGATAATATCGTATCAGACTTTTATCTTACACCTGATTATTTTGAGAAAGAACTAAATACAAAATATGGATCAGGTTTTTCAATTCAGCCTAAATTCACTCAATCAGCTTATTTTAGATTTCATAATAAATCAGAGATTTATGATGGTTTATATTTTGTTGGTGCTGGAACTCACCCAGGTGCAGGCGTACCAGGAGTACTTTCATCAGCAAAAGTGCTCGAAAAATTAATATGATCTTTGGAACCGAAAAATCATATATACAAAAATATGGAAAATCTTTTTTTTGGGCAGGTTTTTTTTTACCAAAAAAACTTTTTTCAAATGCATCATATCTTTATGATTTTTGTAGAATAGTTGATAATATTGCTGATGACGATGAGTCAAATAAGATAAATAAAGCCCAATCTTTAAATAAATTTGAAGAGAACTTTAATAATAAAAATTTTGATATCCAGGTAATTAAAAATGTATGGGATATTATAGATAACTTTTCTATTTCGCCAAAAATTTTTAATGACCTGATCAGTGGAGTGAAATCAGATATAAATCAAAAACAACCTGAAGATTTCCAAGAACTTACTGATTATAGCTATCAAGTTGCAGGTACAGTTGGTTTGATGATGGCGAAAATAATGAGAGTTACAGATAAAAAAATACTATTCAGAGCAATAGATCTTGGAATTGCCATGCAACTTACAAATATATCTCGTGATGTATTGGAAGACTCAAAAATTAATAGGATTTATATTCCAAAAAAAATTTTTCCTAAATCAACCATTAGTGAAGAATTTAATTCTTTTACATCTAAAACAGTTATGAATTATCCTGAAATAAATTTAGATAATATTTTAAAAAATAGTGAAGAGGATAAAGATATAGAAATTTTTGTAACTATTAAAAGAATTATACAACTGGCTGAATTTTACTATGAGTCATCTATGCGAGGAATTATTAAACTTCCTTTAAAATATAGATTTGGAATTCTTTTAGCGAAAAACTTATACAGAGAAATTGGTAGAAAATTAAAAAAAAGTGATAATCCAACTTTTTGGAGAAATAGATCACATTTAAACTTTTTTGAAAAAACTTTAATTAGTTTTAAAACTTTTTTTGAATTTATACTAACTATAGGGATGAAAAATATTCCTGAGAAATACCAAACAAATGAAATTGAATACTATGATTCTATCATAAAACATGGTCATGATCATTTAGAGAAAAAATTTAAATTAAATGAAAAATTTTGATTACATCATTATTGGTGGTGGTTGCGCAGGTCTTTCATTAGCATACGAGTTGGAAATTAATGATAAATTAAAAAATAAATCTTTGGCTATAATTGAGCCTAGGGACGAATATAAAAGAGACAAAACTTGGTCATTTTGGAAAGTGTTTCCACATAATTTTGATGATTGTGTAAAAAAAAGTTGGGATAATTTTTCTATAAACATTCCTAATGATACAAAGTTTATTGATTGCAAGCTAACACCTTACCAATCTATAGATACTGGAAAATTTTATGACAAAATTCTTTCAAAACTTAAATTAAATGAAAATATAAAATTTTTTAAGAATATTAATGATATTGAATTATCAAATTCAATAATTTTTAACAGCGTTCCAAATTTTG is a window from the Candidatus Pelagibacter ubique HIMB140 genome containing:
- a CDS encoding AtpZ/AtpI family protein, with amino-acid sequence MAKDPFKTRLEIAKSKISKKNLYNKKDNPSPIGTAFKLSTELVSAVAVGTIIGFIFDKTFGTKPWFILIFFFVGVVAGITNVIRSAKKMQK
- a CDS encoding F0F1 ATP synthase subunit A produces the protein MAANPMSQFDVYRIGPEIKVGAFDISFTNASLFMIISTVSILLIFNLGSKKNSILPNKIQLLAELSYTFVAKMISDTAGSKAKPYFAFIFSLFMFVLFCNMFGMIPYTFTVTSHIIVTFVLAAFIFIGVTVIGFIKHGFGYLKLFVPSGVPAVLLPLIVVIEIISYLSRPISLSVRLFANMMAGHTMMKVFGGFVISLGIVGGWLPLSFSVALTGLEILVAFLQAYVFAILTCIYLNDALNLHH
- a CDS encoding F0F1 ATP synthase subunit C; translated protein: MELEAAKMIGAGLAAIALAGAGVGIGIIFGNYLSGAMRNPSAAQKQFPNLLLGFALAEATGLFGLVVALIILFAF
- a CDS encoding F0F1 ATP synthase subunit B, translating into MVKKIYLHLIFLSFFFIKEAFAAESGGMPQLNPEFWVSQIFWLVLTFGIMYLVLSKLILPKISNNLESRKSQILENIEAAEKQREDSETKLKEYDQIILKSKTEANAMFNQAREKAVKDINAKRDVLDKQIDDEIAKAEKEIQALRDNAPDKINKIAIETSSELLQKLIGAEVNNSSISAIVDDLSRRNGDKYYGN
- a CDS encoding ATPase, producing the protein MAIDATFWVAISFVIFIGVLVYFKIPQKVSQMLDGMISDIKNEIDESEKLRTEAKTLLDNAQKKLDTATSVSSEILENAKKESDKLIIDLNDKFHKSSEIKKSLAENKIGQMKEAALKEIKDASIKIAVDSVKKIITTSVDKSKLDAVFQKNLDETKEQLKKINS
- the crtI gene encoding phytoene desaturase family protein, with the translated sequence MNSIVIGSGFGGIAAAIRLRAKGHKVKLIEKHSDLGGRARVFKKDGFTYDAGPTVITAPYLINELFSLFNKNPEDYIKLTPLKIWYQFVFEDQTKFNYSGDEIEMKKQIENLNQEDVKGYEDLVNFTKKIFEKGFLELADVPFDKPFFMMKQLPALLKLKSYKSVYSLVSSYVKNEKLRRMFSMHPLLVGGNPFTTTSIYGLILYLEKKWGIHYSMGGTGNIIKGFEKLMEEIEIEIIKNTEVKEIITKNNKITGVVVDNEEIIETDNVICNADPPAFYEKMTSKNLKNSMLFDWKQKRMDYSMGLFVYYFGTKKVYENVEHHTIKFGNKYKEHLDDIFDYKKLNNDISYYLHRPSATDKSMAPEGSDCFYVLVPVPNNQSNIDWQIEGEKMKNLVVDKMENDLMPNLRDNIVSDFYLTPDYFEKELNTKYGSGFSIQPKFTQSAYFRFHNKSEIYDGLYFVGAGTHPGAGVPGVLSSAKVLEKLI
- a CDS encoding phytoene/squalene synthase family protein; the protein is MIFGTEKSYIQKYGKSFFWAGFFLPKKLFSNASYLYDFCRIVDNIADDDESNKINKAQSLNKFEENFNNKNFDIQVIKNVWDIIDNFSISPKIFNDLISGVKSDINQKQPEDFQELTDYSYQVAGTVGLMMAKIMRVTDKKILFRAIDLGIAMQLTNISRDVLEDSKINRIYIPKKIFPKSTISEEFNSFTSKTVMNYPEINLDNILKNSEEDKDIEIFVTIKRIIQLAEFYYESSMRGIIKLPLKYRFGILLAKNLYREIGRKLKKSDNPTFWRNRSHLNFFEKTLISFKTFFEFILTIGMKNIPEKYQTNEIEYYDSIIKHGHDHLEKKFKLNEKF